A genome region from Deltaproteobacteria bacterium HGW-Deltaproteobacteria-2 includes the following:
- a CDS encoding outer membrane lipoprotein-sorting protein, translating to MMMSQQFMKLSFIIIGFVLIAFLGVFVPTVHAQMSHKEMLQKADEARGNAEGIQWEISMDSIEGGREQHRTLRVNARGYNSLVDTLAPANVKGQKLLMQDRNMWFSKPGLSKAVPISPRQKLMGTAANGDIASTNYAGDYKIVSTEDGQLNSEACLVMDLQAVDSRATYDRIKYWVSKERIVGLKAEFYTVSGKMFKTATFEYKNSITINDKPREFISKMIINSAIIKDDVTAIKYSKPVLKKVSNAVFNLNLLTR from the coding sequence ATGATGATGAGTCAACAATTTATGAAACTATCCTTTATTATAATTGGATTTGTTTTAATTGCTTTTTTGGGTGTGTTTGTGCCAACGGTTCACGCACAGATGAGTCACAAGGAAATGCTTCAAAAAGCGGATGAAGCTCGCGGCAACGCCGAGGGAATACAGTGGGAGATTTCCATGGATTCTATTGAGGGCGGACGTGAGCAGCATAGAACATTACGGGTAAACGCCAGAGGTTATAATTCTCTTGTCGATACTTTGGCGCCGGCTAATGTGAAAGGTCAAAAGCTGTTAATGCAGGACCGTAATATGTGGTTTTCCAAGCCGGGGCTTTCCAAAGCGGTTCCGATTTCCCCGCGGCAAAAACTGATGGGTACCGCGGCTAATGGAGATATTGCTTCTACTAATTACGCGGGTGATTATAAAATTGTAAGCACCGAAGATGGTCAATTGAACAGCGAAGCGTGTTTGGTAATGGATTTGCAGGCTGTGGACAGCAGAGCAACTTATGACCGGATAAAATACTGGGTATCGAAGGAACGTATTGTTGGGTTAAAAGCCGAATTCTATACCGTCTCCGGTAAAATGTTTAAAACGGCGACGTTTGAATACAAGAACAGCATTACCATAAATGACAAGCCGCGTGAGTTTATCTCCAAAATGATAATCAACAGCGCGATAATAAAAGATGATGTTACGGCTATTAAATATAGCAAACCTGTACTGAAAAAAGTTTCGAATGCTGTTTTTAATCTTAACCTTCTTACAAGATAA
- a CDS encoding ABC transporter permease, with protein sequence MMKWMKLAFRNILRNRRRSFVTMVAIGVGFAAISLYYGYIHNVYNGLEIMAIRGEGLGNLRINRAGWQEKGKLEPEKYMFSGEDTQKIIKLVGEEKGVMLATPQIQVTGIVTNGIVSTVFIAQGVVPRDDKIIKGRWTEYFPVIGQRLSDDKRYGVEITKDLSKYLDLTPNKDGVVMAPTISGQMNALDIQINGVYDSGNDFSNDKFMRFNYYFAQSLLDTQSAERIVILLKNWEETEQMRMLLLKKLKAAGIDCEIRTWNELSMSFSKQKAFLDTMFMFIFSIVLVIVVMTTVNTMGMAILERTREIGTLRALGLKRKGVSVLFALEGAMLGFFGSLMGIVLHTCVWAIVKVYPPKYIPPGFSKPVSMYVDMVPLVLGVLLLSLVLLSMVAAIIPARRAARQNIVDALGHV encoded by the coding sequence ATGATGAAATGGATGAAGCTGGCATTCCGGAATATTTTGAGAAACAGGCGTCGCTCTTTTGTTACGATGGTTGCTATCGGCGTAGGTTTTGCCGCGATCAGCCTGTATTACGGGTATATTCATAATGTGTATAACGGACTTGAAATTATGGCGATTCGAGGCGAGGGGCTGGGTAATTTAAGAATCAACAGAGCCGGTTGGCAGGAAAAAGGAAAGCTCGAGCCGGAAAAATATATGTTCTCCGGTGAGGATACTCAAAAAATCATCAAGCTTGTCGGAGAAGAAAAGGGCGTAATGTTGGCTACGCCGCAGATTCAGGTTACCGGCATCGTAACCAATGGAATAGTTTCCACTGTTTTTATAGCTCAGGGTGTTGTTCCCAGGGATGACAAAATTATTAAAGGACGATGGACTGAATATTTCCCGGTTATTGGACAACGCTTGAGCGACGATAAACGCTATGGAGTGGAAATAACGAAAGATCTGAGCAAATATCTCGATTTAACGCCGAACAAGGACGGGGTTGTTATGGCGCCCACAATAAGCGGACAGATGAATGCTCTGGATATACAAATAAACGGAGTTTATGATTCCGGCAATGATTTTTCCAACGATAAATTTATGCGCTTCAATTATTATTTCGCTCAGTCTTTGCTGGACACTCAGTCGGCGGAAAGAATCGTGATCCTGCTTAAAAATTGGGAAGAAACTGAGCAGATGCGAATGCTGCTTCTTAAAAAATTAAAGGCAGCAGGCATAGATTGCGAAATCAGAACATGGAATGAGCTTTCCATGTCTTTCTCCAAACAAAAAGCTTTCCTCGATACGATGTTTATGTTTATTTTCTCCATTGTTCTGGTGATAGTGGTAATGACTACGGTCAATACGATGGGCATGGCTATTCTGGAAAGGACCAGAGAAATTGGTACGTTGCGGGCTTTAGGTTTGAAACGCAAGGGAGTATCCGTTCTTTTCGCTCTGGAAGGAGCCATGCTGGGATTCTTCGGCAGTTTAATGGGCATTGTATTGCATACATGCGTATGGGCCATTGTTAAAGTTTATCCGCCCAAGTACATACCTCCCGGATTTTCCAAACCCGTGTCGATGTATGTGGATATGGTACCGCTGGTACTGGGTGTTTTATTACTGAGCCTTGTTTTGCTGTCCATGGTCGCGGCGATAATTCCCGCGAGACGTGCGGCAAGGCAGAATATAGTAGATGCGCTGGGACATGTCTGA
- a CDS encoding lipoprotein-releasing system ATP-binding protein LolD: protein MALIEMKNITKDYYLGETVVHALRGIDLQIDKKEFVAIWGPSGSGKTTLLNLISAIDEPTLGELTIAGKDVRLLTDDQKSEHRNQAIGFIFQGFNLVPVLSALENVMLPLQIKGAPVTQARKQALARLEEVGLSELIHNRPAKMSGGQQQRVSIARALVNNPSLIIADEPTANLDSETARMIIEIMRELNEKDEITFIFSTHDQRLLDKVKRSVLLEDGKIVNGAAYT, encoded by the coding sequence ATGGCCTTAATCGAAATGAAAAATATAACCAAGGATTATTATCTTGGCGAAACGGTGGTGCATGCTCTGAGAGGCATTGACCTGCAGATAGATAAAAAAGAGTTTGTGGCTATATGGGGACCATCAGGTTCCGGAAAAACAACTCTTCTGAATCTGATCAGCGCCATTGATGAACCTACTTTGGGTGAATTGACAATTGCCGGTAAAGATGTGCGATTATTGACTGATGATCAGAAAAGTGAACATCGCAATCAGGCCATCGGATTCATTTTTCAGGGATTTAATCTGGTTCCTGTTCTTTCCGCACTGGAAAATGTGATGCTGCCCCTGCAAATCAAAGGTGCGCCGGTGACCCAGGCGAGAAAACAGGCGCTGGCCCGTCTGGAAGAAGTCGGCTTGAGCGAACTTATCCATAATCGTCCGGCGAAAATGTCGGGTGGCCAGCAGCAGAGGGTTTCGATCGCGCGGGCGCTGGTTAATAATCCTTCTCTTATCATTGCCGATGAACCTACTGCCAATCTCGATTCCGAAACCGCCCGGATGATAATTGAGATTATGCGCGAGCTGAACGAAAAAGACGAAATCACTTTTATTTTTTCCACCCACGATCAGAGACTCCTGGATAAGGTTAAGCGCTCTGTGCTTCTGGAAGACGGTAAGATTGTTAATGGAGCGGCATATACATGA
- a CDS encoding imidazole glycerol phosphate synthase subunit HisF: protein MQPIKIMPCLDMKNGKVVKGIHFIDIKEAGDPVENAAFYQTEGADELAMLDIAATLENRKTRLEWVKNVSRVINIPLTVGGGISSLEDIDMVLSAGASKVSMNSAAVKNPALIRQAADKFGKDKITVAIDAKRNVQMPSGFELVVSGGTLPVAKDAVVWAKTCQEMGAGVILPTSMDGDGTKAGYDIPFTKAISAAVTLPVVASGGAGKLEDFYEAVVEGGATILLAASVFHFRLLKIQDVKKYLRNRGLTVA from the coding sequence ATGCAGCCGATTAAAATAATGCCTTGTCTGGATATGAAAAACGGAAAAGTTGTCAAGGGAATTCATTTTATTGATATTAAGGAAGCGGGCGATCCTGTCGAAAACGCTGCCTTTTATCAAACAGAAGGCGCTGATGAGCTGGCGATGCTGGATATTGCCGCCACGCTGGAAAATCGCAAGACACGCCTGGAATGGGTAAAAAATGTTTCCAGGGTAATAAATATTCCTCTGACTGTCGGCGGCGGAATTTCTTCACTGGAAGATATTGATATGGTTTTGTCAGCGGGAGCGTCTAAAGTTTCAATGAACAGCGCGGCGGTGAAAAATCCTGCGCTTATTCGACAGGCGGCTGATAAATTCGGCAAGGATAAAATAACGGTAGCTATTGACGCGAAAAGAAACGTCCAAATGCCTTCGGGTTTTGAGCTGGTTGTTTCCGGCGGCACATTGCCTGTGGCCAAAGATGCCGTAGTCTGGGCGAAAACTTGTCAGGAGATGGGTGCCGGTGTTATTCTGCCCACAAGCATGGACGGCGACGGTACCAAAGCCGGTTATGATATTCCTTTCACCAAAGCAATTTCCGCAGCTGTCACCCTGCCGGTTGTGGCTTCCGGCGGCGCGGGCAAACTGGAAGATTTTTACGAAGCCGTTGTGGAAGGCGGTGCAACCATTCTGCTGGCTGCTTCGGTTTTTCATTTCCGCCTGCTGAAAATTCAGGATGTGAAAAAGTATTTGCGGAATAGAGGCCTGACCGTCGCTTAA
- a CDS encoding ExsB family transcriptional regulator, with amino-acid sequence MIKIKEIKAANMNTEKFIEDKVRAIREAVGDGFAVNALSGGVDSSVVTALGHKALGKKLKTYFIDNGIMRENEPARVAASFKKLGIQVEVVPASKAFFAALKGITDPEEKREAITQTFYKNIFGKLVIKSKAKYLLQGTILTDVDETVAGIKRQHNVFEQLGIDPQKAFGYKILEPLIELRKDGVRKVGRGLGLPEAMFDRIPFPGPALAARVIGEVTPARIALVRKATAITEAALKDVKVFQYLAILHEDRVTGMRNNKRVFGNQIEIRCWDSVDARTATPTRLCFDVLEDIAAKITKTIPEVVSVTYNITTKPTSTIEAV; translated from the coding sequence ATGATTAAAATCAAAGAAATTAAAGCAGCGAACATGAACACGGAGAAATTTATTGAAGATAAAGTACGCGCTATTCGGGAAGCCGTTGGCGACGGATTTGCCGTCAATGCACTCTCCGGGGGAGTTGATTCCTCTGTGGTTACGGCGCTGGGGCACAAGGCGCTGGGTAAAAAATTGAAAACTTATTTCATTGATAATGGCATCATGCGGGAAAACGAACCAGCCAGAGTGGCAGCATCTTTTAAAAAGCTCGGCATTCAGGTGGAAGTAGTACCTGCCTCCAAAGCTTTCTTCGCCGCACTCAAAGGCATTACCGATCCCGAAGAAAAAAGAGAAGCCATCACCCAGACTTTTTACAAAAATATATTCGGCAAACTGGTAATTAAAAGCAAAGCTAAATATCTCCTGCAGGGAACCATTCTGACCGATGTAGATGAAACGGTCGCGGGAATCAAAAGGCAACACAATGTTTTTGAACAACTCGGAATTGATCCGCAGAAAGCTTTCGGCTATAAAATTTTAGAACCGCTGATTGAGCTGCGCAAGGACGGAGTTCGAAAAGTCGGCCGCGGATTGGGTTTGCCGGAGGCTATGTTTGACCGGATACCATTTCCCGGACCGGCATTGGCTGCCCGTGTAATCGGCGAAGTCACACCCGCCAGGATTGCCCTGGTTAGAAAGGCGACCGCCATTACAGAAGCGGCGCTTAAAGATGTCAAAGTGTTTCAGTATCTGGCTATTTTGCACGAAGATCGCGTTACAGGCATGCGCAACAACAAAAGGGTTTTCGGCAATCAAATTGAAATCCGCTGCTGGGACAGCGTGGACGCGCGAACCGCAACGCCGACACGTCTTTGTTTTGATGTTCTGGAAGACATCGCCGCCAAAATCACCAAAACAATTCCCGAAGTCGTCAGCGTAACTTACAACATCACCACCAAACCGACATCAACGATTGAAGCCGTCTAG
- a CDS encoding cyclase gives MKMKKIFIAAVFIAVMMTMTSWTGYAAGHIGHILDMTYAYDENTIYWPNATPFKLTPEFHGMTEKGYWYAANFYAASEHGGTHADVPLHFAKNGRTIDQVPLEEWIGPAIKIDVRQQCASDRNYLLSVEDIKKWEKKYGRIPAGAWVIMYTGIGTQFYPDRKSVLGTDKKGLPALPELSFPAFSRESAEFLTKQRNIKGIALDTPSIDYGKSTEFWVHRVICGADKLALENIANLDKLPVKGATLYVIPMSIKGGTGAPARVFAIIR, from the coding sequence ATGAAAATGAAAAAAATATTTATTGCGGCAGTGTTTATAGCTGTAATGATGACAATGACGTCCTGGACCGGATATGCTGCCGGACATATTGGACATATTCTGGACATGACATATGCTTATGACGAAAATACGATCTACTGGCCAAACGCAACACCATTTAAATTGACGCCGGAATTTCATGGAATGACCGAGAAAGGTTACTGGTATGCGGCCAACTTTTATGCCGCTTCAGAACACGGCGGTACGCATGCCGACGTGCCGCTTCACTTTGCAAAAAATGGGCGCACCATTGATCAGGTTCCTCTTGAGGAATGGATCGGACCGGCAATAAAAATCGACGTGCGGCAGCAGTGTGCCAGCGATAGAAATTACCTGCTCTCCGTCGAGGATATTAAGAAATGGGAGAAAAAGTACGGCCGGATTCCGGCGGGAGCATGGGTAATTATGTACACAGGAATCGGCACACAATTTTATCCCGACCGCAAGAGTGTTTTAGGAACCGATAAGAAAGGTCTGCCGGCGCTTCCTGAATTGAGTTTCCCGGCGTTTTCCCGGGAATCGGCGGAATTTCTTACGAAACAACGAAATATTAAAGGGATTGCCCTTGATACACCAAGCATTGATTATGGCAAGTCAACTGAATTTTGGGTCCACCGCGTTATTTGCGGCGCCGATAAACTCGCGTTGGAAAATATTGCCAACCTGGACAAACTTCCCGTCAAGGGAGCAACTCTGTATGTGATACCCATGTCGATAAAAGGCGGAACGGGAGCTCCGGCCAGGGTTTTCGCCATTATTCGCTGA
- a CDS encoding radical SAM protein: protein MINKKIDIQDTREILGWAYYDMKWLTETQAREANQKRNELLQSISGRVNSNFLGNKIGPGKLSPGCMSCGQGTWSCIFIDCLCTANCFYCPQDRKNKKEEPPTESGLIFDNPDDYVDYLEKFKFKGASFSGGEPLLKYKKILTYIRKTRERFGKGIYIWLYTNGDLVDKHKLNSLKEAGLNEIRFDIAARNYDLKAVKMSVGIIDKVTVEIPAIPEDYEILKKCLPRMKAIGVAHLNLHQLFPTQYCYKQFINRQYTFLHQPTMPVLESELTALRLIKYAVDKNIGLPINYCCSIYKHRFQQKAYRERFQTFIKKRYEVSTESGFIRRLAIEDTPVKIKRLVKTFQENKCNDSLWSLNKNSSELIVHHSLLKYIDFNKHGLIVAYFAPQLATVRDEEDENSKEIALNSRRKIFVERKFVHEMKIKNSVAIKSFQELFIKKMNNGDVFKKFYRDYDLKIKADIDKMMIEKDRLDFLKSWEFIGSGLYKIY from the coding sequence ATGATAAATAAGAAAATTGATATTCAGGATACCCGGGAAATTCTCGGCTGGGCTTATTACGACATGAAATGGCTGACGGAAACCCAGGCCAGGGAAGCAAATCAAAAGAGAAATGAACTTCTGCAATCCATATCCGGCAGGGTAAACAGTAATTTTCTGGGAAATAAAATCGGACCAGGGAAATTATCGCCCGGATGTATGAGTTGCGGGCAGGGAACATGGTCATGTATTTTTATTGATTGCTTGTGTACGGCCAATTGCTTCTACTGTCCTCAGGACCGGAAAAACAAGAAGGAAGAGCCGCCAACGGAATCAGGGCTTATTTTTGATAATCCTGACGACTATGTTGATTATCTGGAGAAATTTAAATTTAAAGGCGCTAGCTTTTCCGGAGGAGAACCTCTTCTAAAGTATAAAAAAATACTGACTTATATCAGAAAAACAAGAGAGAGATTTGGCAAGGGAATCTATATCTGGTTGTATACAAACGGCGACCTGGTTGATAAACATAAGCTAAACAGCTTGAAAGAGGCCGGTCTTAATGAGATACGATTTGATATCGCGGCGAGAAATTATGACTTAAAAGCAGTAAAGATGTCTGTGGGTATTATCGATAAGGTTACGGTTGAGATTCCCGCTATTCCGGAAGATTATGAAATACTGAAAAAATGTTTGCCGCGAATGAAAGCGATTGGTGTGGCGCATTTAAATTTGCATCAATTATTCCCCACTCAATACTGCTATAAGCAATTTATTAATCGCCAGTACACCTTTTTGCACCAGCCCACCATGCCTGTTCTGGAATCGGAATTAACTGCATTACGATTGATTAAATATGCCGTGGATAAAAACATCGGATTGCCCATTAATTACTGTTGCTCAATTTATAAACACAGATTTCAGCAAAAAGCATACAGGGAAAGATTCCAGACTTTTATTAAAAAACGATACGAAGTGTCCACGGAATCGGGATTTATCAGAAGACTGGCTATTGAGGATACTCCGGTAAAAATAAAAAGACTCGTGAAGACATTTCAGGAAAATAAATGTAATGATAGCTTGTGGTCTTTAAACAAAAACAGTTCGGAATTGATTGTCCACCATTCGCTTCTGAAATATATTGATTTTAATAAGCACGGCCTGATTGTAGCTTATTTCGCGCCGCAGTTGGCGACTGTCCGCGATGAGGAAGATGAAAACAGCAAAGAAATCGCATTAAATTCCCGCCGAAAAATTTTTGTTGAAAGAAAATTTGTACACGAAATGAAAATAAAAAATTCCGTGGCCATAAAGAGTTTTCAGGAATTATTTATTAAAAAAATGAATAACGGTGATGTTTTTAAAAAATTCTATAGAGATTATGATTTAAAAATAAAAGCCGACATAGATAAGATGATGATCGAAAAAGACCGTCTTGATTTTTTGAAGTCATGGGAATTTATCGGCAGCGGGCTTTACAAAATTTATTGA
- a CDS encoding transporter, whose protein sequence is MEDFLTYENSPINHFYLTKLKERIKIMSNVYKVIEIIGSSDKSWEDAAKNAVEVTAKTLKEIRIAEVKELDMRVEKGKVVEYRAKLRVSFKYKPE, encoded by the coding sequence ATGGAAGATTTTTTAACGTATGAAAACAGCCCGATTAACCATTTTTATTTAACCAAATTAAAAGAAAGGATAAAGATTATGAGCAATGTTTATAAAGTTATCGAAATTATCGGAAGCAGTGATAAATCATGGGAAGATGCTGCTAAAAATGCTGTTGAAGTCACAGCAAAAACCTTAAAAGAAATAAGGATTGCTGAAGTAAAAGAACTCGATATGAGAGTGGAAAAAGGAAAAGTTGTGGAGTATCGGGCGAAATTAAGAGTATCGTTTAAGTATAAACCTGAATAG
- a CDS encoding CsbD family protein, whose amino-acid sequence MKSSTQDKAEGMFHKVKGKVKEVAGEISDNPKLEEEGTVEKITGQVQEKIGQVKKVWGR is encoded by the coding sequence ATGAAATCGAGCACACAAGACAAAGCAGAAGGCATGTTTCACAAAGTGAAGGGTAAGGTCAAGGAAGTTGCCGGGGAAATAAGCGACAATCCCAAGTTGGAAGAGGAAGGTACAGTTGAAAAGATAACCGGCCAGGTTCAGGAAAAGATCGGTCAGGTCAAGAAGGTTTGGGGGCGGTAG
- a CDS encoding ABC transporter ATP-binding protein: MAVLLNLDKISKSFGTKALFTDLCLTVNEGERIGIIGDNGTGKTTLTKIMVNLESTDAGNIAIRKNLKTAYIPQVSNYEAFATVWDIVASRAATDFKNADVKTAKALSIVGFNDHAVKVNTLSGGWTKRLDIACGIVNEPELLILDEPTNHLDYQALAWLENFLGSARFTWVMVSHDRFLLERCANRIVEISKRYEGNIFYSDGRYDDFLEKRLLYIEQQNKLEAVMSNKVRAEIEWLRRGPKARRTKAKYRIDEAHNLIKELADLKEKKQTSRTEIEFSASNRKTKVLVKIKNISKSFGDKHILKNFTVNLTTGLRIGLLGGNGVGKTTLLTLLSKQIEPDAGSVEHADNLKIVYFDQLRESLHQQKTIKQFLADGNDTVIFKDRPVHLVSWIKRFGFATEQINSTIASLSGGEQARILIAKLMLQPADILLLDEPTNDLDIRTIETLEENLLEFGGLLVIVSHDRYMISRVCSLFIGFTTDAKAELFADYEQWEESLKTSKKENTGDARKTDKDKGPKKEKTKLSYKEKLELQDVEKQIEILHDKIKLLEAQLADPKNFSDYILLHKLTEEIAADKDALDKFYHRWEYLTERTM; encoded by the coding sequence ATGGCCGTATTATTGAATCTCGACAAAATCAGCAAATCATTTGGAACCAAAGCTCTTTTTACAGACCTTTGCCTGACCGTTAACGAGGGTGAAAGGATAGGAATCATCGGTGATAACGGAACAGGGAAAACCACGTTAACTAAAATAATGGTGAACCTCGAAAGCACCGATGCAGGCAATATCGCCATCAGAAAAAACTTAAAAACAGCCTATATACCTCAAGTCAGTAATTACGAGGCTTTCGCTACTGTGTGGGACATTGTTGCCAGCAGGGCTGCCACCGATTTTAAAAATGCCGACGTAAAAACAGCCAAAGCCTTAAGTATCGTTGGTTTTAATGATCATGCCGTAAAAGTCAACACACTTTCCGGCGGCTGGACAAAGCGGCTGGATATTGCCTGCGGGATAGTTAATGAACCGGAACTTTTAATTTTAGACGAGCCGACAAATCATCTGGACTATCAGGCACTGGCCTGGCTGGAAAATTTTTTAGGTTCCGCCAGGTTTACCTGGGTAATGGTCAGTCACGACAGATTTTTACTGGAGCGCTGCGCCAATAGAATTGTGGAAATAAGCAAACGCTACGAAGGCAATATTTTTTACTCCGATGGCAGATATGATGATTTTTTAGAAAAACGTCTGCTCTACATTGAACAACAAAACAAGCTCGAAGCCGTAATGTCCAACAAAGTGCGGGCAGAAATAGAGTGGTTAAGAAGAGGCCCCAAAGCCCGCAGGACAAAAGCCAAATACAGAATAGACGAAGCTCATAACTTAATAAAAGAATTGGCGGATTTAAAAGAGAAAAAGCAAACATCCAGGACCGAAATAGAATTCAGTGCCTCCAACAGAAAAACCAAAGTGCTGGTTAAAATCAAAAACATCAGCAAATCATTCGGCGATAAACATATTTTGAAAAACTTCACCGTCAATCTTACAACCGGTTTGCGTATTGGATTGCTCGGAGGAAACGGTGTTGGTAAAACGACCCTGTTAACGTTGCTCAGCAAACAAATAGAACCTGATGCGGGCAGCGTGGAGCATGCCGACAATTTAAAAATAGTTTATTTTGACCAATTAAGAGAATCCCTGCATCAGCAAAAAACCATCAAGCAATTTTTAGCCGACGGCAATGACACCGTCATCTTTAAAGACAGACCGGTTCATCTTGTTTCGTGGATAAAACGCTTTGGTTTTGCAACTGAGCAGATCAACTCCACCATTGCATCGCTATCCGGCGGAGAACAGGCCAGAATATTAATTGCCAAACTTATGCTTCAACCTGCGGATATCTTACTTTTGGACGAACCGACCAATGATCTGGATATAAGAACAATCGAAACACTCGAAGAAAATCTTCTGGAATTTGGCGGTTTGCTGGTTATCGTTTCGCATGATCGCTACATGATATCCCGAGTATGCAGTTTGTTTATCGGTTTTACAACTGATGCCAAGGCAGAACTTTTTGCCGACTACGAACAATGGGAAGAAAGTTTAAAAACAAGCAAAAAAGAAAATACCGGCGATGCCCGCAAAACAGACAAAGATAAAGGACCTAAAAAAGAAAAAACAAAACTGAGCTATAAAGAAAAGCTGGAACTGCAGGATGTAGAAAAACAAATTGAAATTTTACATGACAAAATCAAATTACTGGAAGCACAGTTGGCCGACCCTAAAAACTTCAGCGACTATATTTTACTCCATAAATTAACAGAAGAAATTGCAGCAGATAAAGACGCCCTGGATAAATTTTACCACCGCTGGGAGTATTTGACAGAGCGTACGATGTAA
- a CDS encoding NUDIX hydrolase — MKKTSAGILLYRALDDGLEVFLIHPGGPYWEKKDEGSWSVPKGEFEAGEDPLEAAKREFREETGSDITGEFIELIPLKQPSGKIVYAWAVEGNIDATSIKSNLFTMEWPPRSGKEQAFPEADKGGWFTILQAREKLLAGQRGFLEQLQKYLGMD; from the coding sequence ATGAAAAAAACAAGTGCCGGAATTTTGCTGTATCGTGCATTAGATGATGGTTTGGAAGTATTTCTTATTCATCCCGGAGGACCTTATTGGGAAAAAAAGGATGAAGGATCCTGGTCTGTTCCCAAAGGTGAATTCGAAGCGGGAGAAGATCCTTTAGAAGCAGCTAAACGTGAGTTTCGCGAAGAAACCGGTTCTGATATCACAGGCGAGTTTATAGAATTAATACCACTAAAACAGCCCAGTGGAAAAATAGTTTATGCCTGGGCGGTTGAGGGAAATATTGATGCAACATCAATAAAGAGTAATCTGTTTACGATGGAATGGCCGCCCCGCTCAGGAAAAGAACAGGCATTTCCGGAAGCGGATAAAGGCGGCTGGTTTACAATTTTGCAGGCGCGGGAAAAGTTATTGGCAGGTCAACGCGGTTTTTTGGAACAACTACAAAAGTATTTGGGAATGGATTAA
- a CDS encoding GlsB/YeaQ/YmgE family stress response membrane protein translates to MSITGLITFLAIGAVAGWLAGILMKSGGFSLLGNIIVGIIGSVVGGFAFGLIGITTGGLLGSIFTATVGAVLLLFIVSLIKKG, encoded by the coding sequence ATGAGCATAACCGGATTGATAACATTTTTAGCTATTGGCGCTGTTGCAGGTTGGTTGGCCGGGATTTTAATGAAAAGCGGCGGTTTTAGTCTGCTTGGTAATATTATTGTCGGCATAATAGGCTCGGTAGTTGGAGGCTTTGCCTTTGGTTTAATTGGTATCACGACCGGTGGCCTGCTTGGTTCAATATTTACTGCGACTGTTGGAGCCGTACTTCTGCTATTCATTGTTTCTCTGATTAAAAAAGGGTAG
- a CDS encoding pathogenicity locus gives MKRVKKTADELLTIPGVGKSIAEDLRIIGIKQVNDLRNRNPEVLYNDLRKRMGKPIDRCMLYVFRCAVYFASNTKHDPEKLKWWNWKDAGKGKSVQGSRFKKPVKSEM, from the coding sequence TTGAAACGTGTTAAAAAGACAGCAGATGAATTACTGACAATCCCGGGTGTTGGAAAATCTATTGCAGAAGATTTGCGAATTATTGGAATCAAGCAAGTAAATGATCTACGCAATAGAAATCCTGAAGTTCTCTACAATGATTTGCGTAAAAGAATGGGGAAACCGATAGATCGTTGTATGTTGTATGTATTTCGATGTGCCGTATATTTTGCATCCAATACCAAACATGATCCTGAAAAATTGAAGTGGTGGAACTGGAAAGATGCAGGCAAAGGAAAGTCTGTTCAAGGTTCAAGGTTTAAAAAACCGGTGAAGAGTGAAATGTGA
- a CDS encoding flavin reductase, with product MKNLNYMSIAEDAMSKIKKGAFLTVKAADALNTMTIGWATFGVIWQKPIMMVAVRTTRHTFGIMEKAQDFTVTVPSGDMSKAIAFCGSKSSRDVDKFKMCNLETADGQKVVSPIIKVPGIHFECKIVYKSAMNPAHLDKDYDKALYPQKDYHTLYFGEIQACYET from the coding sequence ATGAAAAATCTAAATTATATGAGCATTGCTGAAGATGCCATGAGTAAAATCAAGAAAGGAGCTTTCTTAACCGTTAAGGCCGCGGACGCGCTTAACACGATGACAATCGGCTGGGCCACTTTCGGAGTCATCTGGCAAAAGCCAATCATGATGGTGGCAGTGCGAACTACACGTCACACTTTCGGTATTATGGAAAAGGCTCAAGACTTTACTGTTACAGTCCCTTCAGGAGATATGAGCAAGGCAATCGCCTTTTGCGGATCGAAATCGAGCCGTGATGTGGATAAGTTCAAGATGTGCAATCTGGAAACAGCAGACGGGCAGAAGGTCGTGTCGCCGATCATCAAGGTGCCGGGGATTCATTTTGAATGCAAAATAGTTTACAAATCCGCTATGAATCCTGCTCATCTGGATAAAGATTATGATAAGGCCCTTTATCCGCAAAAAGATTATCACACGCTTTATTTTGGTGAGATACAAGCTTGTTATGAAACGTAA